In Telopea speciosissima isolate NSW1024214 ecotype Mountain lineage chromosome 10, Tspe_v1, whole genome shotgun sequence, the DNA window AAATAACCAGGCCGAATATGAGGCCCTCATTATTGGAATGAAGATCCTCCTCAATATGGGGACGAGAACGGTTGAAGTAAGCGGGAACTCTCAACTTGTGATTAAACAAGTAATAGGAGAATACCGTTGTGAGAGTGAGCACTTAGTCCGTCACCACATGATGGTAAGCGGCTTGGTTATCCAGTTTGATGATGTGTCCCTAAAGCATGTCCCTCGTTTGAGGAACCAGACGACCAATGTCCTAGCCCAGATAGCATCAGGCTTGCGCCCTAAGGAGGACTACCTGGAAAAAACCATCGTAATACGGAAGCAGTTGGTCTCATCGATCCTGGACCTGGACCCTGTGGAAGTAAATCAAGTGGAGGACACCCAGCCTGACTGGAGAACCCCAGTAATCTAGTACTTAAGGGACCCAAGCCCCAGCATAGACAAGAGGACCAAGTACAGGGCACTGCATTATGTCCTGATGGGAGACGATCTCTTCAAAAAGGGGAAGGATGGTTTGTTACTTAAGTGCGTTAGCCTCAATGAGTCCATGGTTATTATGGCCGAGGTACATGAGGGGATTTGTGGGTCACATCAGGCCGGTCCTAAGATGAGATGGCTGATTAGGAGGCATGGCTACTACTGGCCTACCATTCTGGCAGACTGTGTAAGATACGCCAGAGGGTGTCAGGCTTGCCAACGGCATAGCCCAATACAGCAGGCCCCCGCGGTGGAACTTAACCCAGTGGTGAAGGCGTGGCCGTTCAGAGGGTGGGCGATGGACCTAATTGAGAAGGTAACGCCGCCAGCTACAAGGGGGCATTGCTTCATAATCATGGCAATggactatttcaccaagtgggCAGAGGCTATCCCCATTAAGATTGTCACCCAGACTTAGGTCATCCAATTCCTGAAAACCTAGATAGTCCACAGGTTTGGGCTGCTTGAGACCATCATGTGCGACAATGAGTCAGTCTTCATTGGGGACCAGGCCCTTGAGTTTGCTACAAGCTATGGAATCACCATAACCCATTCCACGCCCTACTATGCTCAGGGAAATGGACAGGCCGAAGCAAGCAACAAGGTGTTAAAGAACTGCTTGACGAAGGTGGTTGAGGAAAACCCCAGGAGGTGGGCTGAGCTGTTGTCTGAGGTGTTGTGGGCATTTAGGATGTCGCAGCCCACAAGCACTGGAACCACGCTGTTTGTCCTTACTTACAGGCATGACGCAGTCTTACCCATGGAGATAAGTGTAAGGTCCACAAGGGTGGCGTATCGGCAAGGGTTTACGCCCACCACGTATAGCGAAGCCATGTTGGCTGAGTTGGAGGACCTGGACGAGGAGCGCCTCAGGGCTTTCGACCAAATTTTGGCGCAAAAGGAGAATGTGGCAACCCTATACAACAGAAGGGTAGTGCCTAAGAGTTTCTAGGAGGGTGAAGTGGTGCTAAAGGCTATTCTTTCGATAGGGGCTAAGGACCCAACTTATGGCAAGTGGTCGCCCATGTGGGAGGGACCGTTTGTGGTCCGTCAGGTGCTAAGAGGTGGAGCCTATAGGCTAAAAGAGATAGAAGGAGATATTCATTTAAGGCCCATAAATGGGAAATTCTTGAAGAAGTTCCATCCCACCATGTGGGACCTGGGGTAAGGACATCAAGCAAAATCACTCAAAGGGCCAACCCAACGGTCAGGCCAAAGAAGGGGATTCTAGCAAAGACCAACCCAGGTGGTCCGACCGCAAAATGGGGAGAGTTAGAGTATTACAGCAACCAGAGAAATTGTTCAAGACTAGGGGACATCTGCCCTAGATTTTTACCAGGCACGCAAGCCTAAGAGAAGTTATCCTTGGGGAACGATCCCCATAATTCATCCCACTGAGATTCAAGGTGTGCAACAGCCAGGTTGGCAGCGGTGAGCTGGGCAGACCGATCACCTTTCAAATTGGCGGCCTCAATAGCGGCAGCTCGGAGAGTCTCTGCAGTCTTGAGTAGGGCTCTGAAATCGGCAAAAAAGGGTTTCGccagttcttctttctcctccttggCTCATTGGGTTGCGACTAGTTCGGCCTCCAGGCGGGTAATTTCAGAACTTAGGGCATTGATCTCATCCTTGAAGCGCTTGTTAACTGCGCTGGATTCCTAGAGCATCACTTTGGTATGCTCCCACTCAGTGCACAGGCCGTCTCCTTCGCTAATGATTCTCTCCAGGTCACGAACGACCTTGAGGACTAGTGGAGCGTCGACGGTTAGGTCTGGGATGATAGATGCTGCTTTGTTGACCCATGACTTGGCTGGGTTTGGGAGAGTAGTGCAGGCCGACAGAACTTGAAGCGACTGGGTGAGTGCAAGAAAGCGGTCTGGATCAAGTCCTTCCTTGGCAGGGAGCTGCTTGTCAACAAACTCAATAAAGGCGCGCTTGGCCTCCTCGACGGCTGGGGGAGGCAGGGCTGGTGCCCGCAAGAGGGGCTTCCCTAAGAGGGGTGAGATAGCCAGCCAGGACAGAGTTGAAATCAAATTCCTGTCAAGAAGGAAGATCGGTCAGAGGATGCTTAACAATGCCGACAAGCAAAGAAATGTCAGTAGGACGTACCATTAGGTCTAGAGAGGGGCTTCGGTCTGAGGCTGGGGCCGTAGCGGTGACAGGACTAGAGGTGCCCACTTGCTTACTTGTACTGACAGCTTTTGAGAAGGGCGGTGAGATGGCAGGGGCTGGTGACTTGGAGGCCGTCTCATCATGAGAACCTACAATGGGGGTTTCTTCCTCTGAATCTGAGGCAATGTCCATAAGAGTAGGGGAGGATGGCGAGTGAGTTTTCATAAGAGGGCACCTGGAATGCCTCAGGCCGAATGGTGCTTCTAAGACTTCCTCGCTGAGAGAGGCTTCTTTAAGAGACTGCTTCTTGGGAGACTTCTTGGTCatgtgtttctattttttcgGTGATTGACCTTTTGATAATGGACTTGTAGGGGCGAATGATGGAGCCCTATGCTTCTGGGAGGCGTCTGCACCGACGGACTGAGAAGGCACATACCATGTAGGACGGGCCTCTGGAGAACAAAAGATAGCAGGTCGTTAGTAAAAAAATAACAGTATATCAAAGAATGTAGGGTTACAAGGGTACCATGCTTGGCAGGATTGACGGCCTGGACGGCACGCCTCGTACAAGTGACCTCGTAGTCATTAGCATAAGAGCTAGCGAATTCAACCCCACCAGACCACATCCAGAGGTGAGGGTTGATGAGCTCGGACATGCCCAGGCCGACGTCAGGTAAAGCAGGCTGTCGGTCCATAAAGGCTTTGAATGAGCGGTCAAAGCTGCTCATGTCCACGTAGGCTCTCCTAACTGCTTTACGGGCGTTTGCAGGCTGGGCTAAGAAGGCTTCGTGCATTTCATGATGGATTCGGTCTATACCCAAGTCATGGTGTCTCTGCATAATAGTATGGTCTGGGTGGTACTTGACACCAAAGGCCTCTTCATATTGAAGGATTGAGTTCAGAAGTGACTTACTTGGAGCATGGGAGACCGAGGCCTTGCCCTTTCTTGGGACATCCTCCATCTGCAGTTCAGAGTCAGAATCAGCATCGTCAGTAATTGGGGGAAGCGCTTCAATGGATAAGGTAGCAAAGAAGGTGGACCACCAAGCTGTGAATTCTGGCGTAGTAGAGGGTTCTGGGTCAAAAGGTTCAGGGAGGAAGCGAGACATGACAAAGTTACCCATGCTGGCAGCAATCTCGATCTATCCCGCTACCCTCAAGATCGGTCGGGCTGGTCCACCCTTGTTCTCAAAAAAGTAGCATGGAAGGGGGACAGACTGCCGTAGGCCGAATTAGCGAGCACAGCACTGGGGGTTGTACACTTCCACCCCGCACATATTATTCTCAGAGGGCTCCAGGGTAACTCCAAAGTGTAGGTCCGTGCAGACCAGGAACTTACGCCACAACTCAGGGGCAGACCGAGGGTGGAGCAAGGCATCTGACAACCAGGAGGGGAGATCCTGGGGTAGGTGGAAGGGCATGAACGGCACGGGGAAACGGGATTCCTCAAGCCTAAAGAAGAAGGAGTGGTAGTCCTGCAAAGAAGGCCGTTCTTCTTCTGCCAACTCTTGCATAAAGTAGAGGCCGATGGTATGACACTCAAAATGGGGGAAGGAGTGTAGAACGAAGGAAAATAGGCGTGTAACCAAATTTAGAGCAGCCAAAAGGGGCCACCACCAGAATCAAAGTTTGAACTGACTATGGTATTACAACCCCTGTAGAGGGAAGACAGGATGAAAGAAGCAAGGTCCACAGAATGCCCATGGGATAGGGCATTGGCCAAACGTAGGTAGGTCTTGGTAATTTTGTTGGATTTAACGCAAGCCAGGTAGCGATAAAttcaaaaaagaaggaaggcCACGAATTCGGCCTCGGAGA includes these proteins:
- the LOC122643509 gene encoding uncharacterized protein LOC122643509; the encoded protein is MVEVICQTDIIKYMLTRPISRGLVGKWALALVEFTLQYIPQKAIKGQALADFLADHPPIQTNRSKGQEEAGKVAHIGVTPWVLSFDRSKTSHLAGVGIANRSLQGVETQLLVHLGFACSNNQAEYEALIIGMKILLNMGTRTVEVSGNSQLVIKQVIGEYRCESEHLVRHHMMVSGLVIQFDDVSLKHVPRLRNQTTNVLAQIASGLRPKEDYLEKTIVIRKQLVSSILDLDPVEVNQVEDTQPDWRTPVI
- the LOC122643510 gene encoding uncharacterized protein LOC122643510, translating into MCDNESVFIGDQALEFATSYGITITHSTPYYAQGNGQAEASNKVLKNCLTKVVEENPRRWAELLSEVLWAFRMSQPTSTGTTLFVLTYRHDAVLPMEISVRSTRVAYRQGFTPTTYSEAMLAELEDLDEERLRAFDQILAQKENVATLYNRRVVPKSF